A region from the Pseudonocardia petroleophila genome encodes:
- a CDS encoding proline--tRNA ligase has translation MLTRMSSLFLRTLRDDPADAEVPSHKLLVRAGYVRRVAPGIYTWLPLGLKVLRAVEQIVREEMDAIGAQEIQLPALLPREPYEATGRWTEYGPNLFRLKDRRGNDYLLGPTHEELFTQVVKGEYSSYKDYPVTLYQIQNKYRDEARPRAGILRGREFLMKDSYSFDLADEGLSASYAAHRAAYVKIFDRLGLEYVVVAATSGAMGGSASEEFLAVAPTGEDTFVQSPGGYAANVEAVTTTAPPEIPLDGLPEAQAHHTPNTPTIESLVDFLNGAGLGRTFTAADTLKNVLVKTRNPGEQEWTLLGVGVPGDREVDMKRLEAALEPAEVVLLTDTDFARNDFLVKGYIGPVALAANGVRYLVDPRVVTGTAWVTGADKADHHVVDLVAGRDFTPDGTIEAAEVREGDPAPDGSGPLSAARGIEIGHVFQLGRKYADAAQLDALGPDSKPVRITMGSYGIGVSRLVAVIAEQNHDDSGLLWPAAVSPYDVHVVVAGKTEEIATGGAALAADLEAAGLRVLLDDRKASPGVKFADAELVGVPTIVVAGRGLANGVIEVKDRRSGERVEIALADAVAHLTGRATA, from the coding sequence GTGCTGACCAGGATGTCGTCGTTGTTCCTCCGGACCCTGCGCGATGACCCCGCCGACGCGGAGGTACCGAGCCACAAGCTGCTCGTCCGCGCCGGCTACGTGCGCCGCGTCGCCCCGGGGATCTACACCTGGCTGCCGCTGGGGCTGAAGGTGCTGCGTGCGGTCGAGCAGATCGTGCGCGAGGAGATGGACGCCATCGGCGCCCAGGAGATCCAGCTGCCCGCGCTGCTGCCCCGCGAGCCCTACGAGGCCACCGGCCGCTGGACCGAGTACGGCCCGAACCTGTTCCGGCTCAAGGACCGGCGGGGCAACGACTACCTCCTCGGCCCCACGCACGAGGAGCTGTTCACGCAGGTCGTGAAGGGCGAGTACTCCTCCTACAAGGACTACCCGGTCACGCTGTACCAGATCCAGAACAAGTACCGCGACGAGGCGCGGCCCCGGGCGGGCATCCTGCGCGGGCGCGAGTTCCTCATGAAGGACTCCTACTCCTTCGACCTCGCCGACGAGGGCCTGTCGGCGTCCTACGCCGCGCACCGCGCCGCGTACGTGAAGATCTTCGACCGGCTCGGGCTGGAGTACGTCGTCGTCGCGGCGACGTCCGGGGCGATGGGCGGGTCGGCGTCGGAGGAGTTCCTGGCCGTCGCGCCCACCGGCGAGGACACGTTCGTCCAGAGCCCGGGCGGCTACGCGGCCAACGTCGAGGCCGTCACCACGACGGCGCCCCCGGAGATCCCGCTCGACGGGCTGCCCGAGGCGCAGGCGCACCACACCCCGAACACCCCGACGATCGAGTCGCTCGTCGACTTCCTCAACGGCGCCGGGCTGGGCCGCACCTTCACCGCGGCCGACACCCTGAAGAACGTGCTGGTCAAGACGCGCAACCCCGGTGAGCAGGAGTGGACGCTGCTCGGCGTCGGCGTGCCCGGCGACCGCGAGGTCGACATGAAGCGGCTGGAGGCCGCGCTGGAGCCCGCTGAGGTGGTGCTGCTCACCGACACCGACTTCGCGAGGAACGACTTCCTCGTGAAGGGCTACATCGGCCCGGTGGCGCTGGCCGCCAACGGGGTGCGCTACCTCGTCGACCCCCGCGTCGTCACCGGCACCGCGTGGGTCACCGGCGCCGACAAGGCCGACCACCACGTCGTCGACCTCGTCGCGGGCCGCGACTTCACCCCCGACGGCACGATCGAGGCCGCCGAGGTCCGCGAGGGCGACCCGGCCCCCGACGGCTCCGGGCCGCTCTCCGCCGCCCGCGGCATCGAGATCGGGCACGTGTTCCAGCTCGGCCGCAAGTACGCCGACGCCGCGCAGCTCGACGCGCTGGGCCCGGACTCCAAGCCCGTCCGCATCACGATGGGGTCCTACGGCATCGGCGTCTCGCGGCTCGTCGCGGTGATCGCCGAGCAGAACCACGACGACTCGGGCCTGTTGTGGCCGGCCGCCGTCTCGCCGTACGACGTGCACGTCGTCGTCGCGGGCAAGACCGAGGAGATCGCCACCGGCGGGGCCGCGCTGGCCGCCGACCTGGAGGCCGCCGGGCTGCGCGTGCTGCTCGACGACCGCAAGGCCTCACCGGGCGTCAAGTTCGCCGACGCGGAGCTGGTCGGCGTGCCGACGATCGTGGTCGCCGGTCGCGGGCTGGCGAACGGCGTGATCGAGGTCAAGGACCGCCGCAGCGGCGAGCGCGTCGAGATCGCGCTGGCCGACGCGGTCGCCCACCTGACGGGGCGGGCGACCGCCTAG
- a CDS encoding serine/threonine-protein kinase codes for MSPDPTRIAGYRVIRRIGRGGMSTVYLAEHLHLHRRVALKVLDPEFASTPTFRTRFARESQIVAELEHPHIVPVYDAGEADGLLFLVMRFVEQGDLRDLLAAGEPLHHDRLRVLVDQLAGALGVAHDAGLVHRDIKPANVLFSTGPRGGDHYYLSDFGITKRATAGPPLTATGQVLGSVDFIAPEQIAGRPLDRRTDVYAFGGLVYQCLTGHLPFERDHELAVLLAHVREDPLPPSTHRPELSPAVDAVLARVLAKDPDARPDTARDFADELVAALDAAPLPAPAPTAPAPTAPDLSVPDDADDPGTDPPEADDTEADDTESRTAESGTAVATSEVPVDEAGADTAEGDGDTADGDTPDEEAPTTPVDAPAAEPRTERMPVPDRPSRPAAPGPVTTFAPPPTDAPPATGNPRPAPAAPGGPRDERRWIVLLAVLAALLIAATVVVALAGAR; via the coding sequence GTGAGTCCCGACCCGACGCGGATCGCCGGCTACCGCGTGATCCGGCGGATCGGTCGCGGCGGGATGAGCACGGTCTACCTCGCCGAGCACTTGCACCTGCACCGGCGCGTCGCCCTGAAGGTCCTCGACCCCGAGTTCGCGTCCACCCCGACCTTCCGCACCCGGTTCGCGCGCGAGTCCCAGATCGTCGCGGAGCTGGAGCACCCGCACATCGTCCCCGTCTACGACGCCGGCGAGGCCGACGGCCTGCTGTTCCTCGTCATGCGCTTCGTCGAGCAGGGGGACCTGCGCGACCTGCTCGCGGCGGGCGAACCGCTGCACCACGACCGGCTGCGGGTGCTGGTCGACCAGCTCGCGGGGGCGCTCGGGGTCGCCCACGACGCCGGGCTGGTGCACCGCGACATCAAGCCGGCCAACGTGCTGTTCTCCACCGGCCCCCGGGGCGGCGACCACTACTACCTCAGCGACTTCGGGATCACCAAGCGCGCCACCGCCGGACCGCCGCTGACCGCGACCGGGCAGGTGCTGGGCTCGGTCGACTTCATCGCGCCCGAGCAGATCGCGGGCCGGCCGCTGGACCGCCGGACCGACGTCTACGCGTTCGGCGGCCTGGTCTACCAGTGCCTGACCGGCCACCTCCCGTTCGAGCGCGACCACGAGCTCGCGGTGCTCCTCGCGCACGTCCGGGAGGACCCGCTGCCCCCGTCGACGCACCGCCCGGAGCTCTCCCCCGCCGTCGACGCGGTGCTGGCCCGGGTGCTGGCCAAGGACCCGGACGCCCGACCGGACACCGCCCGCGACTTCGCCGACGAGCTCGTCGCTGCCCTGGACGCGGCGCCGCTCCCGGCACCCGCGCCCACCGCGCCCGCTCCCACCGCCCCGGACCTGTCCGTCCCCGACGACGCGGACGACCCGGGGACCGACCCCCCGGAGGCCGACGACACGGAGGCCGACGACACGGAGAGCCGCACCGCGGAGAGCGGCACCGCGGTCGCGACGTCCGAGGTACCGGTCGACGAGGCCGGAGCGGACACGGCGGAGGGGGACGGGGACACCGCGGACGGGGACACCCCGGACGAGGAGGCGCCCACGACCCCGGTCGACGCCCCCGCGGCGGAACCGCGGACCGAGCGGATGCCGGTGCCCGACCGGCCCTCGCGGCCCGCCGCACCCGGGCCCGTCACGACGTTCGCCCCGCCCCCGACCGACGCGCCCCCGGCGACCGGCAACCCCCGTCCGGCGCCGGCCGCGCCCGGTGGCCCGCGCGACGAGCGGCGGTGGATCGTCCTGCTCGCGGTGCTGGCCGCGCTGCTCATCGCGGCCACCGTGGTGGTCGCGCTCGCCGGGGCGCGCTGA
- a CDS encoding bifunctional o-acetylhomoserine/o-acetylserine sulfhydrylase yields MSESWSFETKQVHAGAAPDPTTGARATPIYQTTAYQFRDTDHAAALFGLAEFGNIYTRIMNPTQDVLEQRIAALEGGAAAVATASGQSATTLAILNIAESGDHIVSSAALYGGTYNLFHYTLPKLGIEVSFVDPDDLDGWRGAVRENTKLFFGETVGNPRNNVLDIRAVADVAHELGLPLLVDNTVPTPFLLRPIEHGADIVIHSATKFLGGHGTAIGGVVVDSGTFPWTEHSERFPGLTTPDPSYHGAVFTDAVGPIAYAIKLRVQLLRDIGPAIAPLNSFLIIQGIETLSLRMERHTSNAQALAEWLEARDEVETVYYAGLPSSPFHAAAQKYLPRGAGAIVAFDIVGGVEAGKRFVDALELHSHLANIGDVRSLVIHPASTTHSQLTPEEQAATGVTPGLVRLSVGLEHVEDLKADLDAGFRAAKGA; encoded by the coding sequence ATGTCCGAATCCTGGTCCTTCGAGACCAAGCAGGTCCACGCCGGTGCCGCCCCCGATCCCACGACGGGCGCGCGGGCCACCCCGATCTACCAGACCACCGCCTACCAGTTCCGCGACACCGACCACGCCGCCGCGCTGTTCGGGCTGGCCGAGTTCGGCAACATCTACACGCGGATCATGAACCCGACGCAGGACGTGCTGGAGCAGCGGATCGCCGCGCTCGAGGGCGGTGCGGCGGCCGTCGCCACGGCGTCCGGCCAGTCGGCCACCACGCTGGCGATCCTCAACATCGCCGAGTCCGGCGACCACATCGTCTCCAGCGCCGCGCTCTACGGCGGCACCTACAACCTGTTCCACTACACGCTGCCCAAGCTCGGCATCGAGGTCTCCTTCGTCGACCCCGACGACCTCGACGGCTGGCGCGGCGCCGTCCGGGAGAACACCAAGCTGTTCTTCGGCGAGACCGTGGGCAACCCGCGCAACAACGTGCTCGACATCCGCGCCGTCGCCGACGTCGCCCACGAGCTGGGCCTGCCCCTGCTCGTCGACAACACGGTGCCCACGCCGTTCCTGCTGCGCCCGATCGAGCACGGCGCCGACATCGTGATCCACTCGGCCACCAAGTTCCTCGGCGGGCACGGCACCGCGATCGGCGGCGTCGTCGTCGACTCGGGGACGTTCCCGTGGACCGAGCACTCCGAGCGCTTCCCCGGCCTCACCACGCCCGACCCCAGCTACCACGGCGCCGTGTTCACCGACGCCGTCGGCCCGATCGCCTACGCCATCAAGCTGCGCGTGCAGCTGCTGCGCGACATCGGCCCGGCCATCGCGCCGCTGAACAGCTTCCTGATCATCCAGGGCATCGAGACGCTGTCGCTGCGCATGGAGCGCCACACGTCCAACGCGCAGGCGCTGGCCGAGTGGCTGGAGGCGCGTGACGAGGTCGAGACCGTGTACTACGCGGGCCTGCCGTCGAGCCCGTTCCACGCCGCCGCGCAGAAGTACCTGCCGCGCGGTGCGGGCGCGATCGTGGCGTTCGACATCGTCGGGGGCGTCGAGGCGGGCAAGAGGTTCGTCGACGCGCTCGAGCTGCACAGCCACCTCGCCAACATCGGCGACGTGCGCAGCCTGGTGATCCACCCGGCCAGCACCACCCACAGCCAGCTCACCCCCGAGGAGCAGGCCGCCACCGGCGTGACCCCGGGCCTCGTCCGCCTGTCGGTGGGCCTGGAGCACGTCGAGGACCTCAAGGCCGACCTCGACGCGGGCTTCCGCGCGGCGAAGGGCGCATGA
- a CDS encoding protein kinase domain-containing protein translates to MTTRQFGQYVVQDLLGSGGMGEVYRAHDTRRDREVALKLLPELFSGDAEYTRRFRRESHVAARLREPHVIPIHDFGEIDGRLFIDMRLVDGRDIGQILAEDGALPPTRAVHLIGQIAEALDAAHADGLVHRDVKPSNVLVTANDFVYVVDFGIARSIGTARTSLTMTGATIGTLDYMAPERFSNQPVDCRADVYSLACLLYECLTATRPFSGEDLPALMYAHLFTDPPLPSTVSRTVLPALDEVVARGMAKRPDDRFASAGEFAAAARAAVAAGATGEAATVVHPRPPAPTAAPTVREAAPAPSGPGRMLPVESLGLASADGRHRSSQPLPVDDPAPARPRRSPLLIGLSALVVVSLVALVLTVVRVFGPGSAAATDAGPVAAPVPPVEAAEILPAVAIPSVLGTFPGGTTPGYVHVTPNGRFAYICNRNAGVVTVFDTTINSITATIPVPAGPPRFVSFSPDGSQAYLSIYNDDFTINFVSVLDTATNAIVETVPVGKRPFASSTNPDGSLLYVPSHDDGRVDVIDLAAGSVRQEIDVAPNPHWVAFGRDGRVFYTANHESGVVSVIDTATSAITAEIPVGVSPHSIAVSPDGTRLSVVNYDSNEVSVIDTATSTVVATVPVGLKPQDIAYSPDGRFFYTANVDDDTVTVVNAATNTVSATIPTGDGPSSISVLPDGSRAYVSLLNAGEIMVLDTAAT, encoded by the coding sequence ATGACCACCCGACAGTTCGGCCAGTACGTCGTGCAGGACCTCCTCGGGTCCGGCGGGATGGGCGAGGTGTACCGCGCCCACGACACCCGCCGGGACCGCGAGGTGGCGCTCAAGCTGCTCCCGGAGCTGTTCTCCGGCGACGCGGAGTACACGCGCCGGTTCCGCCGGGAGTCCCACGTCGCCGCCCGGCTGCGCGAGCCGCACGTGATCCCGATCCACGACTTCGGCGAGATCGACGGGCGGCTGTTCATCGACATGCGCCTGGTCGACGGCCGCGACATCGGCCAGATCCTCGCCGAGGACGGGGCGCTCCCCCCGACCCGCGCGGTGCACCTCATCGGGCAGATCGCCGAGGCCCTCGACGCCGCGCACGCCGACGGGCTGGTGCACCGCGACGTCAAGCCGTCCAACGTGCTCGTCACGGCGAACGACTTCGTCTACGTCGTCGACTTCGGGATCGCCCGGTCCATCGGGACGGCCCGCACCTCGCTGACGATGACCGGGGCGACCATCGGCACGCTCGACTACATGGCGCCCGAGCGCTTCTCCAACCAGCCGGTCGACTGCCGCGCGGACGTCTACTCGCTGGCCTGCCTGCTCTACGAGTGCCTCACCGCGACCCGGCCGTTCAGCGGCGAGGACCTGCCCGCGCTGATGTACGCCCACCTGTTCACCGATCCGCCGCTGCCCAGCACGGTCAGCCGGACCGTCCTGCCCGCGCTCGACGAGGTCGTCGCCCGGGGCATGGCCAAGCGGCCCGACGACCGGTTCGCCTCGGCGGGCGAGTTCGCCGCCGCGGCCCGCGCGGCCGTCGCGGCGGGGGCCACGGGCGAGGCGGCCACCGTCGTGCACCCGCGTCCGCCCGCCCCGACCGCCGCGCCGACCGTCCGGGAGGCGGCACCCGCCCCGTCGGGGCCCGGCCGGATGCTGCCCGTGGAGTCGCTGGGGCTCGCCTCCGCCGACGGGCGGCACCGGTCCTCCCAGCCGCTGCCCGTCGACGACCCCGCCCCCGCCCGCCCGCGCCGCAGCCCCCTGCTGATCGGCCTGAGCGCGCTCGTCGTGGTGTCGCTGGTCGCGCTGGTCCTCACGGTGGTCCGGGTCTTCGGCCCCGGGTCCGCCGCGGCGACGGACGCCGGCCCCGTGGCCGCGCCGGTGCCCCCGGTCGAGGCGGCGGAGATCCTGCCCGCCGTCGCGATCCCGTCGGTGCTCGGCACGTTCCCCGGCGGCACCACCCCCGGCTACGTCCACGTGACGCCCAACGGCCGGTTCGCCTACATCTGCAACCGCAACGCGGGCGTCGTGACCGTGTTCGACACGACCATCAACAGCATCACCGCGACGATCCCGGTCCCGGCCGGGCCGCCCCGGTTCGTGTCGTTCTCCCCCGACGGCTCGCAGGCCTACCTGAGCATCTACAACGACGACTTCACGATCAACTTCGTCTCCGTGCTCGACACCGCGACCAACGCGATCGTCGAGACCGTGCCCGTCGGGAAGCGGCCGTTCGCCTCGTCGACGAACCCGGACGGGAGCCTGCTCTACGTCCCGAGCCACGACGACGGCCGCGTCGACGTGATCGACCTCGCCGCGGGGTCGGTCCGCCAGGAGATCGACGTGGCCCCCAACCCGCACTGGGTGGCCTTCGGGCGCGACGGGCGCGTGTTCTACACCGCCAACCACGAGTCCGGCGTCGTGTCCGTGATCGACACCGCCACCAGCGCGATCACCGCGGAGATCCCGGTCGGGGTCTCCCCGCACAGCATCGCCGTGTCCCCGGACGGCACCCGCCTGTCCGTCGTCAACTACGACAGCAACGAGGTGTCGGTGATCGACACCGCGACCTCCACCGTGGTGGCGACCGTGCCGGTCGGCCTGAAGCCGCAGGACATCGCGTACTCGCCCGACGGCCGGTTCTTCTACACCGCCAACGTCGACGACGACACCGTGACGGTCGTCAACGCCGCCACCAACACCGTCTCCGCCACCATCCCGACGGGCGACGGGCCGTCGAGCATCTCGGTGCTGCCCGACGGGTCCCGGGCCTATGTGTCGCTGCTCAACGCCGGGGAGATCATGGTCCTCGACACCGCCGCGACGTGA
- the metX gene encoding homoserine O-acetyltransferase MetX encodes MTTTLDPSPATGAWREGDPPGRRRWTAPFPLRVESGAELPDVRLAYETWGELDADRSNAVLVLHALTGDSHLTGPAGPGHPTPGWWDTLVGPGRPLDPQRWFVVAPNVLGGCQGSTGPSTTSPDGRPWGSRFPVLTPRDSVAAETVLADELGVGEWACVVGGSMGAMRALEWAATEPDRVRRLGLLAGPAATSADQIGWAAPQIAAIRADPGWRGGDFYDAAPGEGPHLGLGIARRIAHLSYRSGFELAERFGRDPQDGEDPWRGGRYAVESYLDHHAAKLVRRFDAGSYVRLTEMMNAHDVGRGRGGVAAGLARVRATTMVGGVSSDRLYPPAQQAELADGIPGSGPARIIESPYGHDGFLIEADAVGAMIAELLET; translated from the coding sequence GTGACGACGACTCTCGACCCCTCTCCCGCCACCGGTGCGTGGCGGGAGGGGGATCCCCCCGGCCGGCGCCGCTGGACCGCGCCCTTCCCGCTCCGCGTCGAGTCCGGCGCGGAGCTGCCGGACGTCCGGCTCGCCTACGAGACGTGGGGCGAGCTCGACGCCGACCGGTCCAACGCGGTGCTCGTGCTGCACGCCCTCACCGGCGACAGCCACCTCACCGGCCCGGCCGGTCCGGGGCACCCGACGCCCGGGTGGTGGGACACCCTCGTCGGTCCCGGGCGCCCGCTCGACCCGCAGCGGTGGTTCGTCGTCGCCCCCAACGTCCTGGGCGGCTGCCAGGGCAGCACGGGGCCGTCCACGACGTCCCCGGACGGGCGGCCGTGGGGGAGCCGGTTCCCGGTGCTGACCCCGCGCGACTCCGTGGCCGCGGAGACCGTGCTGGCCGACGAGCTGGGCGTCGGGGAGTGGGCGTGCGTGGTCGGCGGCTCGATGGGGGCGATGCGCGCGCTGGAGTGGGCCGCGACCGAGCCCGACCGCGTCCGGCGCCTCGGCCTGCTCGCCGGGCCCGCCGCGACCTCGGCCGACCAGATCGGGTGGGCGGCACCGCAGATCGCGGCGATCCGGGCCGACCCGGGCTGGCGCGGGGGCGACTTCTACGACGCCGCCCCCGGCGAGGGCCCGCACCTCGGCCTGGGCATCGCCCGGCGGATCGCGCACCTGAGCTACCGCAGCGGGTTCGAGCTGGCGGAGCGCTTCGGCCGGGACCCGCAGGACGGTGAGGACCCCTGGCGCGGCGGCCGCTACGCGGTGGAGAGCTACCTCGACCACCACGCGGCCAAGCTCGTCCGCCGCTTCGACGCCGGGTCCTACGTGCGGCTGACCGAGATGATGAACGCCCACGACGTCGGCCGCGGCCGCGGTGGCGTCGCTGCGGGGCTGGCCCGGGTCCGGGCGACGACGATGGTCGGCGGGGTCAGCTCCGACCGGCTCTACCCGCCCGCGCAGCAGGCCGAGCTGGCCGACGGGATCCCGGGCTCCGGCCCGGCCCGGATCATCGAGTCCCCCTACGGCCACGACGGGTTCCTCATCGAGGCCGACGCCGTCGGGGCGATGATCGCGGAGCTGCTGGAGACCTGA
- a CDS encoding ester cyclase — protein MSKEQNVATQEKAAAHINAGEIDAAMDTLFAIDAVDHDPAPGQGPGREGFRGFFRTLTTGFPDAHLEPQTMVVDDDSVAFAYTLTGTHRGEFNGVAATGKRIEVRGLQIGRFVDGQIVERWGATDEAGIMQQIGAAPGADEGLVDKLKSAFN, from the coding sequence ATGTCGAAAGAGCAGAACGTCGCCACGCAGGAGAAGGCCGCTGCACACATCAACGCCGGCGAGATCGACGCCGCGATGGACACCCTGTTCGCGATCGACGCAGTCGACCACGACCCCGCTCCGGGGCAGGGTCCGGGACGGGAGGGCTTCCGCGGCTTCTTCCGGACCCTGACCACGGGGTTCCCGGACGCCCACCTCGAGCCGCAGACGATGGTCGTCGACGACGACAGCGTCGCGTTCGCCTACACCCTCACCGGCACGCACCGGGGTGAGTTCAACGGCGTCGCGGCGACCGGGAAGCGCATCGAGGTCCGTGGCCTCCAGATCGGGCGCTTCGTCGACGGGCAGATCGTGGAGCGGTGGGGCGCCACCGACGAGGCGGGCATCATGCAGCAGATTGGTGCCGCCCCGGGAGCGGACGAGGGCCTGGTGGACAAGCTCAAGAGCGCGTTCAACTGA
- a CDS encoding serine/threonine-protein kinase translates to MLDSTFGPYRIEELLGRGGMGEVYRAHDTDTDRTVALKVLPPHLAEDQEYQERFRRECRSAARLREPHIVPIHRFGEIDGRLYLDMRLVEGTDLATWLKTHGPMPPVAAVSVVSQIAAALDAAHAEGLVHRDVKPSNVLLAGVHGPTVDREVFAYLFDFGIARAQEGVGEDPALTRAGTMPGSLAYIAPERFAGVEGDPKADVYALACVLHQSLTGRPPFEGDMATLMNAHLNAPPPRPSTTRPDLPSGLDKVVAQGMAKDPAQRPASAGALAAAARAEIGGWGTDPNTSGATVAFGGGSRPDLVKPATAVIPPTWNAPSNPSNPQYPSSPSNPSNPWGAQQPAYGAQPAYGQQPAYGQQGYGQEGYGQPGYGQQTAYGQPNWGGGQHPSNPSYPSYPQHQPPPKKDRTALIAISVVAALALIGGAIVFFVTTGNGSGTTPTPPSTVAAPPTTVPPTTVAPTTAPSTPETTLLLSELPAGYSAANCEPDQLEGTTAFVVCAGPPTSGTGPTSATFARYASVEEMDSTFTSLADVEGIPGETGTIEQCNAAGASNRAVFSRQSGALGGQVACFTDADTGTAYLLWTDEAALAIGYVAQSSADAAALYAWWNTVDFVAER, encoded by the coding sequence GTGCTGGACTCGACGTTCGGGCCGTACCGGATCGAGGAGCTCCTCGGGCGGGGCGGCATGGGCGAGGTGTACCGCGCCCACGACACCGACACCGACCGCACCGTCGCGCTCAAGGTGCTGCCGCCCCACCTGGCGGAGGACCAGGAGTACCAGGAGCGGTTCCGGCGCGAGTGCCGCTCGGCGGCCCGGCTGCGCGAGCCGCACATCGTCCCGATCCACCGCTTCGGCGAGATCGATGGCCGGCTGTACCTGGACATGCGCCTCGTCGAGGGCACCGACCTCGCCACCTGGCTCAAGACGCACGGCCCGATGCCGCCGGTCGCCGCGGTGTCGGTGGTCTCGCAGATCGCCGCCGCGCTGGACGCCGCGCACGCCGAGGGGCTGGTGCACCGCGACGTCAAGCCGTCCAACGTCCTGCTCGCGGGCGTGCACGGCCCGACCGTCGACCGCGAGGTGTTCGCCTACCTGTTCGACTTCGGCATCGCCCGGGCCCAGGAGGGTGTCGGCGAGGACCCGGCGCTGACCCGCGCGGGCACGATGCCCGGCTCGCTGGCCTACATCGCGCCCGAGCGCTTCGCCGGTGTCGAGGGCGACCCGAAGGCCGACGTCTACGCGCTGGCCTGCGTGCTGCACCAGTCGCTCACCGGGCGCCCGCCCTTCGAGGGCGACATGGCGACGCTGATGAACGCCCACCTCAACGCCCCGCCGCCGCGCCCCAGCACGACCCGGCCGGACCTGCCCAGCGGGCTCGACAAGGTCGTCGCCCAGGGCATGGCCAAGGACCCCGCGCAGCGCCCGGCCAGCGCGGGCGCGCTCGCCGCGGCGGCCCGCGCCGAGATCGGCGGCTGGGGCACCGACCCGAACACCTCGGGGGCCACGGTGGCCTTCGGCGGCGGGTCCCGGCCCGACCTGGTCAAGCCGGCCACCGCCGTCATCCCGCCCACGTGGAACGCGCCCTCGAACCCGTCGAACCCGCAATACCCCTCGAGCCCGTCGAACCCGAGCAACCCGTGGGGCGCCCAGCAGCCCGCGTACGGCGCCCAGCCGGCGTACGGGCAGCAGCCCGCGTACGGCCAGCAGGGGTACGGCCAGGAGGGGTACGGCCAGCCGGGGTACGGCCAGCAGACCGCGTACGGGCAGCCGAACTGGGGCGGCGGCCAGCACCCGTCGAACCCGTCGTACCCGTCCTACCCGCAGCATCAGCCCCCGCCGAAGAAGGACCGCACGGCCCTCATCGCGATCTCCGTGGTCGCCGCGCTGGCCCTGATCGGCGGCGCGATCGTGTTCTTCGTGACGACGGGCAACGGCAGCGGCACCACCCCCACCCCGCCCTCGACGGTCGCGGCGCCGCCGACCACCGTCCCGCCGACGACCGTCGCCCCGACGACGGCCCCGTCGACCCCGGAGACGACGCTGCTCCTGTCCGAGCTGCCGGCCGGCTACTCCGCCGCCAACTGCGAGCCCGACCAGCTCGAGGGCACGACCGCGTTCGTCGTGTGCGCCGGCCCGCCCACCTCCGGCACCGGGCCGACCAGCGCCACCTTCGCCCGGTACGCCTCGGTGGAGGAGATGGACTCGACGTTCACCAGCCTGGCCGACGTCGAGGGGATCCCGGGCGAGACCGGCACGATCGAGCAGTGCAACGCGGCCGGCGCGTCCAACCGCGCGGTCTTCTCCCGGCAGAGCGGGGCGCTCGGCGGGCAGGTGGCCTGCTTCACCGACGCCGACACGGGCACCGCGTACCTGCTCTGGACCGACGAGGCCGCGCTGGCCATCGGTTACGTGGCGCAGAGCTCGGCCGACGCCGCCGCGCTCTACGCCTGGTGGAACACGGTCGACTTCGTCGCCGAACGCTGA
- the yaaA gene encoding peroxide stress protein YaaA has product MLVLLPPSETKIDGGDGPPLDVAALSHRELDPLRTDLVDALVALASDVDASRSALGLSPKQDDEIARNAALRTAPTMPALRRYTGVLYDALDMRSLRGAAAGRARERLAVGSALFGLVRADDPIPAYRLSAGSALPGRGTLAAAWRPLLEPVLRAVADGELVVDLRSGSYAALARVPGAVDVDVLAERPDGTRTVISHFNKAHKGRLARLLAGTRAEPADAAAVATIARRAGMRVERPGPSALHVVVPA; this is encoded by the coding sequence GTGCTCGTGCTGCTCCCCCCGTCGGAGACCAAGATCGACGGGGGCGACGGCCCCCCGCTGGACGTGGCGGCCCTGAGCCACCGGGAGCTCGACCCGCTGCGCACCGACCTCGTCGACGCGCTGGTCGCCCTCGCCTCCGATGTGGACGCCTCCCGCTCGGCGCTGGGCCTGTCCCCGAAGCAGGACGACGAGATCGCGCGCAACGCCGCGCTGCGGACCGCCCCCACGATGCCGGCGCTGCGCCGCTACACCGGCGTCCTCTACGACGCGCTCGACATGCGCTCGCTGCGCGGGGCCGCGGCCGGGCGGGCCCGCGAGCGCCTCGCCGTCGGCTCGGCGCTGTTCGGGCTCGTGCGCGCCGACGACCCGATCCCGGCCTACCGGCTCTCCGCCGGGTCGGCGCTGCCCGGCCGCGGCACCCTGGCCGCCGCGTGGCGGCCGCTGCTGGAACCGGTGCTGCGCGCCGTCGCCGACGGCGAGCTGGTCGTCGACCTGCGCTCGGGCTCCTACGCCGCGCTCGCACGCGTGCCGGGCGCGGTCGACGTCGACGTGCTCGCCGAGCGCCCGGACGGGACGCGCACGGTGATCAGCCACTTCAACAAGGCGCACAAGGGGCGGCTGGCCCGGCTGCTCGCCGGCACCCGCGCGGAGCCCGCCGACGCGGCCGCGGTGGCGACGATCGCCCGCCGCGCCGGGATGCGCGTCGAACGCCCGGGTCCCTCGGCGCTGCACGTGGTCGTGCCGGCCTGA